In Blastocatellia bacterium, the genomic window AACAGTGAAACAACGGCACCGGCAAACACAATCGGTCGGCAGGTGTAAACCCAAGGCCTTCACCCAGCCAATACCCGTTGTTGACAATGTTCCGACTTGTCAACATGACCCCCTTGGGGAAACCTGTCGTGCCTGATGTGTACTGCATGTTGATAACATCATCGAGTTCAACCTGCGCTTCGCGCGCGTCCAAGGCCTGATCAGGTACTGTCTGGCCTGCTTGAAAGACGTCCCTGAGGTTGATCATTCCATCCGGCGTTTCATCGCCAATGTAGAAAACGTGTCGCAGATGAGGCGGCCGCCGAATCTGGCCGACCGTCGCCACGTAATCCACGTCTTTGAACCCGCGGACCAGCGCCAGCGCGCATGATTCAGACTGAGTCAGCAAGTATTCGAGTTCCGGCGCGCGAAGCGACGTATTGACCGTCACTAAAATCGCGCCGATCTTGGCCAGCGCAAATTGCAGGATGATCCATTCAGGCACATTGGTCGCCCAGACGGCGACACGCTCGCCTTTCTGCACGCCGAGTTGCAGCAGCCCTTTCGCGCACTGCCGGGCTACGGATTCGAGTTGTCCAAACGTGTATCGCAGGTCACGGTCCACGTAGACCAAGGCTTCGTGATCAGGATAATCACGCGCCAGCGCCGTCAGCAACGCGCCGACAGTCAGATCACGATAGGATTTAGCTTGGCACGCATTCATGATGATTGAAGTGGCTTTGGCAACGCCGAAGCAGAATTCTAGAGAGAGCGCCAAACGTTTGGCAACCGGCATTCAGCATTTCATGGTGAGTCACTCGGTCTGCTGGACTGTGGCGTTTTTTCGGAGGCAGGCGGTTGTCGCCGTTGGTCTGGCTCACTGCGTGGGAAGGAGTTGGCTGGCTGTGGACGTAGCCGGTCGGACGCGGACGGAATGTTCCGCGCGTTGTGTGACCATTGAGAAGGTGGCGCAGGCGTTCCCGCCTGCGATCCGCGCGTTGTATGACCATTGAGAAGGTGGCACAGGCGTTCCCGCCTGCGATCCGCGCGTTGTATGACCATTGAGAAGGTGGCACAGGCGTTCCCGCCTGTGATCCATTCGCATCGTTTCTGGGCAGCGTGAATACTCTGTGCACAACTCCTCCGCAATTGGTATTATTCAGCCGCGATAAGGGAGGCGGTTCACCTGGTTATGTGTTGTCCTGTTCCTCAATGCCGAAGTACCGCATCCATTGATCAATATCCTGGGCATTGAGCTGGACATCTTCTTTTTCAGCACTGTCGGTCGAAGCGAGTGCCGTCCAAACGCGCTCAGCGAACTGTTCGCAGGTGATGACTTGAGCGCCGCATGAGCGCACGTAGTTGTACAACTCTCGGTCCGAGGTGACGACCGTCAATCCGCGACGGTCCCGCTGCTGTTCGACTCTTTGTTTAATGCGCGCGTCGGCGGTGGAGTTGGGCAATGAATAAATGATCTGCACACCTTGAAACACGCTGCCCTCGGGGAAGAGCGGCTCCGGCGCGCCGTCAAACACGACTGTCACGCGGCGCGCTTTGTGGCCAGGCTGATTGCGGAACGCGGCCAGCCATCTGAGCAACTGCATCCGCGCGTCGGGCGCCTCTGGATCAATATCATGCAGGCGTCCCATCAGGTTATTGCCGTCGATCAAGTATGACATTGCGTCGGCTCCTTGATCGCTGACGTGTTGTTTGATGTTTAGCTAGACAGCGGCGACTCGCCAGCTTTGACAGCACCGCCGGTCAGTAAGTAGAGCACAGCCATGCGCACGGCCACACCATTGGTGACTTGATCGAGTATGAGCGAGTACGGCCCATCGGCGACTTCTGATGAAATTTCCACACCGCGATTGATTGGCCCCGGATGCATCACCAGCACATCAGGCTTAGCCAAGCGGAGTCGCTCCAGCGTCAATCCAAATCGAATCGCATACTCTTTGAGTGAGGGAAAGAAACTTTCTTTCTGGCGTTCCAGTTGAATCCGCAGCATCATCACCACGTCTGCGCCTTCAATCGCTTCTTCCAACCGGGGCGTCACCGTCAGTCCATCTTCGACCAATCGTTCGTATCCGGGCGGCAATAGCGTTTGCGGGCCGCTGACGGCGACCTGCGCGCCCAGCTTTGTCAACAAATACGTATTGGAGCGCGCCACGCGGCTATGGCGAATATCGCCCAAGATGGCTACTTTCAATCCGGCGATCCGACCTTTGTGTTCTTTGATCGTCATGGCATCGAGCAGGGCCTGCGTCGGATGCTCATGCGCGCCGTCGCCCGCATTGATGATTGCTGCCTTGACCCATCGCGCCAACTGGTGCGGCGCGCCCGAACTGGCATGGCGAATCACAATCACGTCCGGCGCCATCGCTTCCAGGTTGCGCGCCGTGTCAATTAACGTCTCCCCTTTGACGACGCTGCTTGTGGAGACAGAAATGTTGATGGTGTCGGCAGAGAGCCGCTTGCCAGCAATTTCAAAACTGGTGCGCGTGCGCGTCGAAGGCTCATAGAAGAGATTGATGATGGTCTTACCGCGCAACGTTGGGACTTTTTTGATGTCCCGCGTGGAGACATCTTTGAACGCTTCCGCGGTCTGCAAAATCAGATGGATTTCATCAACGTCGAGTTCTTGAATGCCTAACAGGTCTTTTCGTTTGAGCGCAGTCAGCATCGCTGCCATGATCGCCTCATGCCGATTCCACAATCACAACCTGATCCACACCGTCAACCTCTTGGAGCATGACTTTGATAATTTCACGATCGGTTGTTGGCACCGACCGCCCGACGTAATCTGCCTGAATCGGCAACTCGCGATGCCCGCGATCAATCAGCACGGCCAGTTGAATGCGCCGCGGACGACCATAATCCATGATATGATCCAGCGCCGCGCGCACGGTTCGACCGGTGTATAACACATCATCAACCAGCACAATCGTCTTATCGGTGATCGGAGCAGGCAGCTCGCTTTTATTGACCACCGGATAAGGCGCAATGGTGCTCAGATCGTCGCGGTACAAGGTGATGTCCAGTGCGCCAACCAGCACGTCGGCGGCTTCAAGCTGTTTGATCTTGGCTGCCAATCGTTCAGCCAGCGGCACGCCGCGCCGGCGAATGCCCAGCAACAGCAGGCCGTCCGTGCCTTGATTCCGCTCGACAATTTCAGAGGCCAATCGCGACAACGCTCGATCAATTTTCGGCGCATCCATGATCTTTGCTTTTTCACGAAGCTGCATTGTTTCTACTCCGGTTATGATTCAGGCTTTTCGGGCTTGACCAATCTCACACGGATGTCGCCAAAGGGCGGCTTGGCGGTGATGAGCACGGGCGTTCGTTTCTCATCGTGGCTCAACCAGACGCGCACCCGATAGTCATCGTTGATGCGCCGGCGCCGTCGTCCTTGCGTCTCTTCGACACGTAAGGCAACGCTGACGGCTTCGACCGGAGCGCCGCCAACATCAATGACCGATTTCTGTTCGGGGCTGACCAGTATTGTCACTCGCTGATCATCGCTCAGCACATGCAGCCTGTAATGTTTGCCGGAGCTCAGATCAAGTGTTCGCAGGAAGTACCAGAACGAGACGATGTCGCGCGTCTCGGCTTCAATAGGAATTTTCTTTTCACCGACCTGGGCAACACGCCGTTCATGATCGAAGATCGTCGTGAGATCAACACGTCGGGTTCCTTCGCGGCTATGCTTCTCGTGGCGCGTAGGCAGCGCCGACGATCCGTCAATCCACGAGACCAATTCGTGCTCCAGCGCCATCACCAGCGATTTGACCACGCCGACGGTTTGCGCCTGCATCTGTAGTTGCAGCCCTTCCGGCGGCAAGGACGCGCCGGCTGGTTTGACCTGCATCGTTATGCGAGCGGCCACCACGTAGTCGGCCCATGAGACTACGTAGTCCAGTTGTTCGCCAACCAGCGTCGAGAGTTTGAGCGTCGTGGGCGCCGTCCAGCGGCCGGCGGGACGAGCCGATGCATCGCCGAGGGCTGGACGGTGGTGTGGTAAGGAGGAAGCCTGCCAGTCCGCCGTCACCGGCAGGCTGGCCACCAACGTGACCAAACACACCACGATGAACCAATGACGCTTCATCAAAAAACTCTTGTATGGGCGCTCACGTCAACAACTGTCATTCGCGCGCCCCTCACCGGCGGCGCATGGCAAGCTGCCTCAGCGGCGAGCATCGCGACGCGGAGGACGCCGATCCTCGCTGCGACGCCGTCGTGGAGCGCCCTGCTCACCGCGCTCCCGTCGCTCCCGTCGTTCACCGCGTTGGGCCAACTCAGTTACGCCGGACCGCGCCTGCTCATCTTCATACAACGCGCGGCGACTCAAGCGAACCTTGCCCTGTCCATCGTTCGAGATGCACTTGACGAGAATCTCCTGCCCTTCTTCCAGCACGTCGCGGATGTCGCGCACGCGATGGTCGGCCACTTCTGAAATGTGCAAGAGCGCCTCAGTGCCGGGAAACACCTCGACAAACGCGCCGAAATCAGCCAAGCGGGTCACTCGACCGATGTACGTCTGACCGACTTCCACTTCCGCCGTCAGGTCTTGAATCGCTTTCATCGCGCGTTCGGCTGCCTCCTGATTGGCCGAGGCAATGTGAACCGTGCCGTCGTCACCGATGTCAATTTTGCATTTCGTCTGTTCGACAATCCCGCGGATCACTTTTCCACCGGGCCCAATGACGTCGCGAATCTTCTCGACCGGGATCGTGATCGTGTAGATGCGCGGCGCGTGTGGGCTTAGTTCAGCGCGTGGCGCGGCAATTGTCTGTTCCATCTTCTCGATGACGAACAGCCGGCCTTCATGCGCCTGTTGCAGCGCTTCAGCCATGATCTGTGGCGTGATGCCAGCAATCTTAATGTCCATTTGCAATGCGGTGATGCCTCGGCGCGTGCCGGCGACTTTGAAGTCCATATCGCCGTAGTGATCCTCGGCGCCGGCAATGTCAGTCAGGATGGCATACTTGTTTCCTTCCTTGACAAGTCCCATCGCCACGCCGCCGACGTGGGCCTTGATCGGGACGCCAGCATCCATCAACGAGAGGCTGCCGCCGCAAACTGACGCCATCGAAGATGAGCCGTTCGACTCCGTGATGTCAGAAACCACGCGGATGATATAGGGCCAGGCCTTCTCATCGGGCACAACCGCTTCCAAGGCTCGACGAGCCAGCGCCCCGTGTCCGATCTCGCGTCGGCCAGGCGCACCGATGCGTCCCGTTTCACCAACCGAAAAAGGCGGGAAATTGTAATTAAGCATGAATCGCCGCTGAATCTCGCCCAGCTCTAAGTTATCCACATACTGAACGTCTTCCGACGTGCCGAGGGTGGTCGTCACCAAGGCTTGCGTCTCGCCACGAGTAAACAACGCGCTGCCGTGCGCGCGCGGCAACACGCCCACTTCACACTCAATCGGTCGGATCTCAGTGAACCGCCGGCCATCAGGGCGACGCCGGTGATTCAAGATATCGTCGCGGAAGAATTTCTCTTTGAGGTAATCGAATATCCGACCGGCCATTACGCGCGATTCGGCTGGGTCTTCAGGATATGATTCAACCACCTGTTGCCGGAGTGCATTGATGGCCGCCTGACTCTGCAGCTTGGTTTGCTGCCTGACGTCTAGAGCCTGACGGAGCGCAGCGCCATAGGTCTGTTCGATGTGTGTCATCATCTCCTGATCCAATGTCGGCGCGGGCACGTCCGGCTTTTGCACACCGAGTCGCTCGCCCAATGCTTTCTGCCACGCGCACAGTCGCTTGATGTCTTGATGCGCCACAATCAAGGCTTCGATCATCACCTGTTCAGAGACTTCATTGGCTCCTGCTTCGACCATCACGATTGCATCCTCAGTGCCAGCAACGACCAGGTTGAGTTCAGAGGCTCGGAGCTGCTCGTAGGTCGGGTTGACGATGTAGCGTCCATCCACCAAGCCGATGCGCACGCCGGCAACGGGTGTGTGGAAGGGGATCGGTGAAAGAAACAAAGCCGCCGAGGCAGCGGTGACACTGAGAATGTCGGGATCATTGTCTGCATCAGCCGAAATCACATTGGCAATAATTTGAGTCTCGACATGAAACCCTTCGGGAAACAACGGCCGCAACGGCCGGTCAATCAGCCGACTGGTGAGAATTTCTTTTTCAGTTGGTCGGCCTTCACGCTTAAAGTAGTTGCCGGGGATACGTCCGGCGGCGTAGTTATTTTCACGGTAATCCACCGTCAACGGAAAAAACTCAACGTCCTCTTGCTGTTCTTTGGCGGCCACGGCCGTTGCGAGCACCATCGTTTCTCCATACGTCACCACAACGGCGCCATCTGCTTGCCGAGCAACTTTGCCTGTTTCGAGCGTCAGCAACCGCCCGCCAATTTCTATTGAATCTTTGATATACATGTTACATCCTCCAATGCGCTCAACAAAAAAGCCACGACAGCCTATCCCGCTTGCTCGTGGCTTGACTTGAACCTAATTGTTCGATCCTGTCCGCCCCTTGCGGAACCACTCACTGGGCTCACATGCCCACTCTCACTGGTAAAATCACAACCTTGCGCCGGCCCAGCTCTCATCCACTTGCTGGCTAGGCCAACCCACAGGCGCTCTATTTCCTCAGCCCTAACTGGGCAATCAACCGGTAATACCGCGTGGCATCTCTTCGCTTCAGATAATCCAACAACTGCCGGCGCTGGCTCACTAACTGCAACAAGCCCCGCCGCGAATGATGATCTTTTTTGTGGGTCTTGAAATGCTCCGTCAATTGAGTAATCCGCTGCGTCAACAGTGCCACTTGCACTTCCGGCGATCCGGTATCCGATTCGTGCATTTGAAACTGACGAATCACCTGTGTTTTTACATCCTTCGTTAATGCCACAACTACATTCTCCCTGATTCCATACGAACTGTCGTCATTAGGCGCAAAAAGTAGCATATCAGGCCTTTGATTGTAAAGACGAGCGACCGGCTCCGGCCTTGCGCGAGCGCTCATGGCATACTATGGGAGGGTTGGCCCTAGGCGGCGGGCGGCGGCTAACTGAGTTGACCTGGGTCATTGGCCTTCGGATGCTCAGACTTTTCAGTGGACAACCGAGAGGGATCGGGCTAGCATCTCTGGTCGCGGCATTGAAATGTTTGATCGAACGAGATCGGGGATGTACAAGGGATCGCCTCGGCGCTTACCCACACCACCCGCTATTGACATCAATCGAGTGCTGAGGAAACCGTATTTGTTCGGCTCCCGCCGAGCGTATCAGGGTGGAACCGGCATGTTTTACTTTGAGGGAGGGATAATTCTATGATTCGACATGACACATTTTTTATACCACTGGCTGCACTGCTCGCCGCAGTGCTGGTCTTCGTAGGCGCACCGATGGGGATCGCCTCTGAAAATCACATTGTCCCGCCAGGAACCGTGCTGGCGCTGAGAATGGATACGGCGCTCAATTCCAGAACGGCCAAGGCAGGCGATCGTTTCACGGCAACTGTGATCAAAGATGTAACCGTCAACAATCAGGTGGTCATCCCGAGTGGCAGCCGTGTGGAGGGACATGTCACCGCCGCCGTGCCGGCGCGACGGATGAGCCGAGCTGGTACCATCGCGGTTGATTTCGATCGCCTCATCTTACCCGACGGACGGTCGTATGCCGTAGATGGGAATCTGACCTCAACCGATCCCAATGAGAAACAGAAGATTGACGAAGAAAGTCGTATTTCTGGCGGCTCGTCCAAGAAACGGAGTATTGTCTTCATTGGAGGCGGCGCGGGCGTTGGCGCCGTCATTGGGGTGATTGCCGGCGGCGGCAAAGGCGCGGCTGTCGGCGCGGGCGTTGGCGCAGCCGCTGGCACAGCCGCGGTGTTGCTGGCCAAAGGCCACGAAGCCGTTGTCCAACCGGGCGCTGAATTCGGGTTGGAATTGGTGCGGCGACTTGAGATGGCTGCCTTCACCCCGAGCAGCAGCGGCGGAGCAGGTGTTCGGCGCGAAGATTTTTCTTCGTCAGAAATGATTCGACGAGCACAGCTCAGCTTAAAGCAGCAAAATTATTATGACGGCGCGATTGATGGCGTCATCGGCCCACGACTGCAACGCGCCATCCGCGATTTCCAACGCGACCGCGGCTTGCCGGAGACGGGTGAGTTGGATGAACGAACAGCCATCCGATTGGGTATCACCTCTGAACCAATCTCTGCGGATGCCCGCAAAAATGCGCGAGCCATTAAAGTCACCGATGCCTATGCCGAGCGGATTGATGACAATGCGATTCGCGTGGTCATCAACATTGAAACGCCGACTGGTGGCTGGAAGACGTTTGTCGAACACAGCATTGTCAACGATCAAGTTCACGTGTGGGCGCGTGGTATCCCGCCAAGCGGCACGGTGACGCAGGCCATCGTTCCCGGACGCCTGGAAACGACGATTACGAACGCCGGCTCATACATTGAACGAGTGATCGTGCATGGCGCCGGCTCAGATCAAACCATCAAGGTATTGCCTGCTGGCGGTTATGTGGGCGCGATCAGTCGCCGCACAAATGAGCTGCTGGCTCAGTACGAGCAAGCGCTTGGCGTGAGCCGCCGAGGCGATGAAATCATCTTTGCCCCCGGCCGCAATTACACTGAAGACGAAGTCGAGCTGTTATTGGCGCTGCAAAGCTTGCAGAAGCTGGCTGATTCGTATGGAGCCACGGGTGAGGCCGACAACAATCCGGCGACCCGACGCGGGGTTGCACGCGCCGTGCTGCGTCAAGCCCATGATGTCGAACGACTCGTTCAGCAGGCCAACACGGACGCCATGAAGGAAGTTGCCCGCCATTGGCCAGCCCTGGAAGCAGAACTCAAGCAACTGGCCGCTGCCAACGGCATGACATGGAAGCGCAGCGGGTTTGCCCCGCGCAGAAAATCGTAGCAGACACGGCCTTGAGGACCGAGGATGGCGACGCCGATTGGCTGCCGTCC contains:
- a CDS encoding NYN domain-containing protein, encoding MSYLIDGNNLMGRLHDIDPEAPDARMQLLRWLAAFRNQPGHKARRVTVVFDGAPEPLFPEGSVFQGVQIIYSLPNSTADARIKQRVEQQRDRRGLTVVTSDRELYNYVRSCGAQVITCEQFAERVWTALASTDSAEKEDVQLNAQDIDQWMRYFGIEEQDNT
- a CDS encoding aspartate carbamoyltransferase catalytic subunit; this translates as MAAMLTALKRKDLLGIQELDVDEIHLILQTAEAFKDVSTRDIKKVPTLRGKTIINLFYEPSTRTRTSFEIAGKRLSADTINISVSTSSVVKGETLIDTARNLEAMAPDVIVIRHASSGAPHQLARWVKAAIINAGDGAHEHPTQALLDAMTIKEHKGRIAGLKVAILGDIRHSRVARSNTYLLTKLGAQVAVSGPQTLLPPGYERLVEDGLTVTPRLEEAIEGADVVMMLRIQLERQKESFFPSLKEYAIRFGLTLERLRLAKPDVLVMHPGPINRGVEISSEVADGPYSLILDQVTNGVAVRMAVLYLLTGGAVKAGESPLSS
- the pyrR gene encoding bifunctional pyr operon transcriptional regulator/uracil phosphoribosyltransferase PyrR, with product MQLREKAKIMDAPKIDRALSRLASEIVERNQGTDGLLLLGIRRRGVPLAERLAAKIKQLEAADVLVGALDITLYRDDLSTIAPYPVVNKSELPAPITDKTIVLVDDVLYTGRTVRAALDHIMDYGRPRRIQLAVLIDRGHRELPIQADYVGRSVPTTDREIIKVMLQEVDGVDQVVIVESA
- a CDS encoding DUF3108 domain-containing protein, with the translated sequence MKRHWFIVVCLVTLVASLPVTADWQASSLPHHRPALGDASARPAGRWTAPTTLKLSTLVGEQLDYVVSWADYVVAARITMQVKPAGASLPPEGLQLQMQAQTVGVVKSLVMALEHELVSWIDGSSALPTRHEKHSREGTRRVDLTTIFDHERRVAQVGEKKIPIEAETRDIVSFWYFLRTLDLSSGKHYRLHVLSDDQRVTILVSPEQKSVIDVGGAPVEAVSVALRVEETQGRRRRRINDDYRVRVWLSHDEKRTPVLITAKPPFGDIRVRLVKPEKPES
- the pnp gene encoding polyribonucleotide nucleotidyltransferase, with product MYIKDSIEIGGRLLTLETGKVARQADGAVVVTYGETMVLATAVAAKEQQEDVEFFPLTVDYRENNYAAGRIPGNYFKREGRPTEKEILTSRLIDRPLRPLFPEGFHVETQIIANVISADADNDPDILSVTAASAALFLSPIPFHTPVAGVRIGLVDGRYIVNPTYEQLRASELNLVVAGTEDAIVMVEAGANEVSEQVMIEALIVAHQDIKRLCAWQKALGERLGVQKPDVPAPTLDQEMMTHIEQTYGAALRQALDVRQQTKLQSQAAINALRQQVVESYPEDPAESRVMAGRIFDYLKEKFFRDDILNHRRRPDGRRFTEIRPIECEVGVLPRAHGSALFTRGETQALVTTTLGTSEDVQYVDNLELGEIQRRFMLNYNFPPFSVGETGRIGAPGRREIGHGALARRALEAVVPDEKAWPYIIRVVSDITESNGSSSMASVCGGSLSLMDAGVPIKAHVGGVAMGLVKEGNKYAILTDIAGAEDHYGDMDFKVAGTRRGITALQMDIKIAGITPQIMAEALQQAHEGRLFVIEKMEQTIAAPRAELSPHAPRIYTITIPVEKIRDVIGPGGKVIRGIVEQTKCKIDIGDDGTVHIASANQEAAERAMKAIQDLTAEVEVGQTYIGRVTRLADFGAFVEVFPGTEALLHISEVADHRVRDIRDVLEEGQEILVKCISNDGQGKVRLSRRALYEDEQARSGVTELAQRGERRERRERGEQGAPRRRRSEDRRPPRRDARR
- the rpsO gene encoding 30S ribosomal protein S15; translated protein: MALTKDVKTQVIRQFQMHESDTGSPEVQVALLTQRITQLTEHFKTHKKDHHSRRGLLQLVSQRRQLLDYLKRRDATRYYRLIAQLGLRK
- a CDS encoding peptidoglycan-binding protein; the encoded protein is MIRHDTFFIPLAALLAAVLVFVGAPMGIASENHIVPPGTVLALRMDTALNSRTAKAGDRFTATVIKDVTVNNQVVIPSGSRVEGHVTAAVPARRMSRAGTIAVDFDRLILPDGRSYAVDGNLTSTDPNEKQKIDEESRISGGSSKKRSIVFIGGGAGVGAVIGVIAGGGKGAAVGAGVGAAAGTAAVLLAKGHEAVVQPGAEFGLELVRRLEMAAFTPSSSGGAGVRREDFSSSEMIRRAQLSLKQQNYYDGAIDGVIGPRLQRAIRDFQRDRGLPETGELDERTAIRLGITSEPISADARKNARAIKVTDAYAERIDDNAIRVVINIETPTGGWKTFVEHSIVNDQVHVWARGIPPSGTVTQAIVPGRLETTITNAGSYIERVIVHGAGSDQTIKVLPAGGYVGAISRRTNELLAQYEQALGVSRRGDEIIFAPGRNYTEDEVELLLALQSLQKLADSYGATGEADNNPATRRGVARAVLRQAHDVERLVQQANTDAMKEVARHWPALEAELKQLAAANGMTWKRSGFAPRRKS